The following are encoded in a window of Castanea sativa cultivar Marrone di Chiusa Pesio chromosome 5, ASM4071231v1 genomic DNA:
- the LOC142635672 gene encoding uncharacterized protein LOC142635672, giving the protein MLLSKKELTSFWQTQAGVSAHPNARVTHLTRCMSNHCPVLLESNLSNGVHLPRPFKFQSFWLSNLSFPGIVSESWSRSGPFQVAIDCFSRKASEWNRNHFGNIFRRKRRVLARLNGIQKALADNPSHSLIEMEKTLYKELNVLLCQEEELWVQKSCINWMIEGDRNISFHHMSTIVRRRRNRISCIKNDMGEWIHIEFGAMNYIR; this is encoded by the coding sequence ATGCTCTTGTCAAAGAAAGAATTGACCAGTTTTTGGCAAACCCAAGCTGGTGTTTCTGCTCACCCCAATGCAAGGGTGACCCACCTTACAAGATGCATGTCTAATCATTGCCCTGTGCTCCTTGAATCCAATCTGAGTAATGGGGTTCATCTTCCCAGGCCATTTAAGTTTCAGAGTTTTTGGTTATCAAATCTATCTTTTCCTGGGATTGTTTCAGAATCTTGGAGCCGATCCGGCCCTTTTCAAGTTGCTATTGATTGTTTCTCTAGGAAAGCTTCGGAGTGGAATAGGAATCActttggaaatatttttaggagaAAGAGGAGAGTTTTGGCCCGACTAAATGGGATTCAAAAAGCATTGGCAGATAATCCCTCACATTCCTTGATTGAAATGGAGAAAACTTTGTACAAAGAATTAAATGTTCTTTTGTGTCAAGAAGAGGAGTTATGGGTGCAAAAGTCTTGCATTAACTGGATGATTGAGGGTGACCGAAACATTTCTTTTCATCATATGTCTACAATTGTGAGGCGAAGACGCAATCGAATTTCTTGCATTAAGAATGATATGGGAGAATGGATCCATATTGAGTTTGGGGCTATGAATTACATTAGATAA